Within the Phoenix dactylifera cultivar Barhee BC4 unplaced genomic scaffold, palm_55x_up_171113_PBpolish2nd_filt_p 000842F, whole genome shotgun sequence genome, the region TAATCTTGAATGTAAAGCAAACGTATGAAAAATTAGTGTTTCCTtcatatgaacataaaataaaataaagggtTGACAATATAAGCAACAAAATTAGTCTTCCTAGATCATATACAAAAGAACAGCAATTCACATGATAAACAGCTTAAAACCCAGTCACAAGTTTTTAAAGGCCCCTTACTGTATTAGAAGCACAGTTTCGTTCAGACAAAGCAACACCAGCAGCCTCTAGAATTCCAAGCAGGCAGGCATAGCCTGGATATTCAAGTGCTGCATCATTCGGAAGGACACGGACATGATTAGGCAAACATGATGCCATCTGATGAATATAATATTTGCCCAGTCCCTTGGTTGAAAAACCCTGAAACACCAATAGCTTAATCCAAGTAGAAACACTTAATATAAGACCAAAGTAACAGCTTGTGAATAAACCACTGGCATGCAAAGAAGGTATAACTTTTTTATGGCCACTCAAGCCTAGTCACTGTAGCTAACTTGATAGATTTCACACATACAATTAACAACATAATTTACACTCACCCAATAACTAGACCTTTAATTTTTGACTTAGATTATACAATTTACATTAACTCCTTGTAGAAGgacttaataattttaaaatcaatcaTGTCATCTAAATTGAAGATCCAAACCATTGAATATAAGCTACACCACAAAAAATGCCTAGCAACCAGAATTAGCACATTTTGGTGGTTTTTAAACTATAGATCAAGTCAGTACAAAAATGAATAGTATCAATTGCACTAGTGTAATAAAATAGATGATAGCACACAGAAGTTGAAAATCCATTTTTGGATCATGATCTACATATCTTAAAACATGTGTGATAAGTTCATTAGGTTTTGATAATTAAATGATAGTAAAACATAGCATCACGCTATTAAAATCATCCATTTGAGCACCTTCTTGATGATTAGTTTAGAGACCACCAAAAAACATGAATTTTggtttttaatcatttttttagTATAAATCATGTTCAATAATTTGGATCTTGAATTTGTACAGTCCATCATTGCTTGTAAATCATTAACTCCTTTTCTGAAGGAATTAATGTAAAGTGTGTAGCTCAAATCTTAATTTTTTATCAGTTGTAGGAAATTTCATAATTTACTTCAGAATTAGCTATAAAATAGGTTTCAGATTAGTTCAAGAACAATTTAATGTAGTCGTACACAAGATATTCCGAACCGGTACcgccggcgtaccggtggcctatCGAACCGGTTCCTCGCTCTCGGTACCATTTCGGTATCGGGCCCGTACCGAGAGCCGAAGCCGGAGAAGACGAGATGAAAGAGAGAGCgtgcgggggagggagggagaaggagaggcctcCACCGCTCGCAGAGGGCCATAGGGGGCCGGTGGAGGCTGCGGGGCAGCGGCAGAGCCTGCAGGGGGGCGGCAGAGGCCGCGGCGGCGTCCCCTATTTCTTTTGAAGCAGGGGACGCGACCGcggaaaaaaattgaaattttttaagtaaagtcggccTCAAATTTTTTTCCATTGTCGCGTCCcctatttcttttgaaacagGGGACGCGGCTGCGACCGCGGCCTCCGCCGCGCCCCCGCGGCCCTCCGCGGGCGGTGGAGGCttgtccttctccctccctccctcgctcTCTCGCCGCGGGGGCGCGGCAGAggcttctccttctccctccctccctcgctcgctctctccttctcttcttcttccctggcTCCGGCTGGGTTCTCTCGGTACGGGCCTGGTACCGTTTTCCACAGCTAAACCGTACCGGTCTGgatccggaccggtacggtacaggcCGGTTCAACATATCATGGTTGTACATGGTGAAATTTTAACATGAAGAATTTCTTTACCACATCATCCAACTTATATGGCTCTGACTCCCTTCCAGAAATTTCTACTGACAGAAGCGCCTATTCTAAAAGTCATTGTCCTAATATATACATCTACATAGATATCCTGAAGAAATTTACCTCCTTGAAGTATGGTAGACGATGCCATAGAAAAGGAATGGTAAGAAGTTGTGAGGAAAAACTCCATTGTGGGTCAACATTTGAACAACAACATGGATGCTGACAAATATGTGAAGCAATTAGGATAAGAACATGCTCCAAGGAAGATACACTTTCACGGGACTCTAGAGTCTTCACATTTTGCTGCATCAAAGACATTTCTATCAGGAAGATCACAGCATGAGGATACAAATAAAGGCACTACACAATTTTggctattttctttctttgtacATAATGTGTACTAATCAAGTTGATGTCATCTTGTAACATgtaatttggtatataatttaaaataaaatgctTACCACACCAGTTAGGAGCATGCCACGCAACAAAGAGAAAACTTTTCTCTGCAGGAGATAATCAATAACCTTGCAGACCCATGGAAGATCGGGATTTGTTAAACAAACTACTGTTTCTAGCAAGATGATTGCAGGCATGCTAGAGTATTAGGATGGCATCAGAATTTGATTTTTCAAATGACTCCTacacaaagagaaaaaaaaaataagatcaGGAATTGCAACCGATGCCACGTAAAAAGGGACTCACATGTAAATATGTGCATTATAGATAGCTCTAGcaacaaaaataattaacattGTATCAAAAGTTTGCAGAAACAATTAATTAATGCATGGAAAACTCAAGAATGCTTACAGTTTTATGGagagttaaaaaaaaacagtagTTCTGTAGATATTTTGGGCATAGCATGGTAAATATATCTAGACCACCACTATATATATTAAGGCAAGATGTTGAACAGTAACAAGCAATTCTATTTTTAAGTTAATAGAAGATGAATTCAGCTCTAATAACCATCAAAATCTCCACTAGCAGTTCACTTGAAAAGgccatttaaaaaaatatatatcccaaaattcatttacaaaactcTCACAAAATGTCTAATCCATAATGATAGCTTGAGTACTTTTATTGAAATATCAATACTTAACTTTCAACCGGACACTATAGAATGTTGTGCTAGGAGATCAAGGACTTCATTGTCGttaacaagaccaaatttcCTACACAAATGGAACATCCTTACCTACTGTTGGTTATACACTTATAGAGTTATACTAATCTAAATTTTAAATCTGACTTAGGCTTCAGCCTGCATTACTTTCTATTCAAAATCCCACttcatagaaaaaaaattatgatggaTGATCCGATAACAGGGGCAgcccaatgcatttggaggcctaaggcgaattcagtgaatgaggccttttttttaataaaaaaaaattttataagtataaaatacttaaaaaattgATATGGAAATATATAGctgtcaagtacactatttcaacaaagatgcatgaatctaataaagatagGCAAGATGcctcttcagtttaatataattcttgaatggaagcaTGGAAAAGTAATTCCTCTAAAAGAAGGCCATGAAactaattaaataactgagataatgcttggcaatactgtttaccatgtcaagcaagagcggaataggaaaaggttatcccatggcatttcgtggtcaaggtaaagaaaaaaatttgtccagaaagggacctctctataagagaaagtaggggcattatgggaaattcactccatctaattaataaaagtcccatcccaccatctccccttc harbors:
- the LOC120103930 gene encoding E3 ubiquitin-protein ligase UPL6-like isoform X2; its protein translation is MPAIILLETVVCLTNPDLPWVCKVIDYLLQRKVFSLLRGMLLTGVQNVKTLESRESVSSLEHVLILIASHICQHPCCCSNVDPQWSFSSQLLTIPFLWHRLPYFKEGFSTKGLGKYYIHQMASCLPNHVRVLPNDAALEYPGYACLLGILEAAGVALSERNCASNTVLLMYL
- the LOC120103930 gene encoding E3 ubiquitin-protein ligase UPL6-like isoform X1, with product MPAIILLETVVCLTNPDLPWVCKVIDYLLQRKVFSLLRGMLLTGVQNVKTLESRESVSSLEHVLILIASHICQHPCCCSNVDPQWSFSSQLLTIPFLWHRLPYFKEGFSTKGLGKYYIHQMASCLPNHVRVLPNDAALEYPGYACLLGILEAAGVALSERNCASNTNQVTMM